In one Pantoea vagans genomic region, the following are encoded:
- a CDS encoding Txe/YoeB family addiction module toxin, with protein MKLTWSEEAWEDYLYWQDTDKKTVKKINALLKEASRTPFEGKGKPEPLKHNLARFWSRRITAEHRLVYAVSEDALLIASCRYHY; from the coding sequence GTGAAGCTGACCTGGTCCGAAGAAGCCTGGGAAGATTATCTCTACTGGCAGGATACCGATAAAAAAACGGTCAAAAAGATTAATGCGTTGCTAAAAGAGGCCAGCAGGACGCCCTTTGAAGGCAAGGGAAAACCCGAGCCATTAAAGCATAATCTTGCAAGATTCTGGTCACGCAGAATTACGGCAGAACATCGGCTGGTTTATGCAGTCAGTGAAGACGCTTTATTAATCGCCTCATGCCGCTATCATTATTGA
- the yefM gene encoding YoeB-YefM toxin-antitoxin system antitoxin YefM — protein sequence MRAISYSEARQNLSATMVQTVEDKAPVLITRQNGESCVLMSLEEYNSLEETAYLLRSPKNARRLMDSIESLQSGNGTERDIIE from the coding sequence ATGAGAGCAATCAGTTACAGCGAAGCCCGACAAAATCTGTCTGCCACTATGGTTCAGACGGTTGAAGATAAAGCGCCGGTACTAATCACCCGCCAGAACGGTGAATCCTGCGTGCTGATGTCGCTTGAAGAATATAACTCACTGGAAGAGACAGCCTACCTGCTGCGGTCACCTAAGAATGCTCGCAGGTTAATGGATTCCATCGAAAGTCTGCAAAGCGGTAACGGTACTGAAAGGGATATTATTGAGTGA
- a CDS encoding MBL fold metallo-hydrolase has protein sequence MKIHHLNCGCMCPLGGAFYDGFSKGLKAHLVCHCLLIETDRDGLVLVDTGFGRQDIHTPGSRLSGFFRALNNIQRRDDLTALSQVKALGFRADDVRHIILTHLDFDHAGGLTDFPQARIHLLQQEVDTAHQRHSWLSRERYRPGQWGGIGNWETYQPQGETWFGFEAVNRLRDLPPEILLVPLAGHTPGHAGIAIQQPDGWLLHGGDAWFYRGEMRQPTRHCTPGLRFYQWMMGMDNEARRHNQQRLRELSCQRGGEITFFCSHDARELDALQVNTPLR, from the coding sequence ATGAAAATTCACCACCTTAACTGTGGCTGTATGTGCCCGCTGGGCGGCGCGTTCTATGATGGATTCAGTAAAGGCCTGAAGGCGCACCTGGTCTGTCACTGCCTGCTGATTGAAACAGACCGCGACGGGCTGGTGCTGGTTGATACCGGCTTTGGTCGTCAGGATATCCATACGCCCGGCAGTCGCCTCTCGGGCTTTTTCCGCGCCTTAAACAATATTCAGCGGCGTGACGATCTCACCGCCTTGTCACAGGTGAAGGCGCTGGGCTTTCGGGCTGACGATGTGCGGCATATTATTCTGACCCATCTCGATTTTGATCATGCTGGCGGACTGACCGATTTTCCGCAGGCGCGCATCCATCTGTTGCAGCAGGAGGTCGATACCGCCCACCAGCGTCATAGCTGGCTGTCGCGTGAGCGCTATCGTCCCGGACAATGGGGCGGGATCGGCAACTGGGAAACCTATCAGCCGCAGGGGGAAACGTGGTTTGGTTTTGAGGCGGTTAATCGCCTGCGTGACTTACCGCCGGAGATTCTGCTGGTGCCGCTGGCGGGCCATACGCCGGGTCACGCGGGCATTGCGATTCAGCAGCCCGATGGCTGGCTGCTGCACGGCGGCGACGCCTGGTTCTACCGCGGCGAAATGCGGCAGCCGACGCGCCACTGCACGCCGGGACTGCGCTTTTACCAGTGGATGATGGGCATGGATAACGAAGCCAGACGGCACAACCAGCAGCGACTGCGTGAGCTCTCCTGCCAGCGCGGCGGCGAAATCACCTTTTTCTGCAGTCACGATGCGCGCGAGCTGGATGCGTTGCAGGTTAATACGCCGCTGCGCTGA
- a CDS encoding CitMHS family transporter, translating to MLTILGFSMVVCFMYLIMTKRMSALIALILIPTIFALIGGFYAGLGAMMLDGVKKLAPTGVMLTFSILYFGLMIDAGLFDPLVRFILRLVRGDPLKVLVGTAVLTLLVSLDGDSSTTYMIAIAAFLPLYHRLGMNVLMMTCLVNLASGIMNLSPWGGPTARAAAALRIDALDIFIPMLPAMLLACVSLVAMAVLFGLRERKRLGVMTMKDHHLDNIELGLGDAEECAANRRPKMFWPNFILTTVLLVLLVIGLMPIQILFMLAFAIAVMLNYPTLEEQKARISSHAGNVLAVTALIFAAGIFTGILSGTGMVDAMAKSLLAVIPTSFGPYLAVFTALVSLPFTFFMSNDAFYFGILPVIAQTAASYGITAEEIARASIVGQPFHLLSPLVPSVYLLVGLAKVDIGDHQRFAIKWGILVSLVLMAGGLLTGAFPLFHS from the coding sequence TTGCTGACGATACTGGGTTTTTCCATGGTTGTTTGCTTCATGTATCTGATCATGACCAAACGCATGTCAGCCTTAATTGCGCTGATCCTGATACCAACCATATTTGCGCTGATTGGCGGATTTTATGCCGGACTGGGTGCCATGATGCTGGATGGCGTCAAAAAGCTGGCTCCGACCGGTGTGATGCTGACCTTCTCCATTCTCTATTTTGGTCTGATGATCGATGCCGGGCTGTTTGACCCGCTGGTACGCTTTATTCTCCGGCTGGTGCGTGGCGATCCCCTGAAAGTACTGGTCGGCACCGCGGTGCTGACGCTGCTGGTTTCGCTGGATGGTGACAGCTCCACCACTTACATGATTGCTATCGCCGCGTTTCTGCCGCTCTACCATCGGCTGGGCATGAACGTGCTGATGATGACCTGTCTGGTCAACCTCGCCAGCGGCATCATGAACCTCTCTCCCTGGGGTGGCCCGACGGCACGTGCCGCTGCGGCACTGCGCATTGATGCGCTCGACATCTTTATTCCTATGCTGCCAGCGATGCTGCTCGCCTGCGTCAGTCTGGTCGCGATGGCGGTCCTGTTTGGCCTGCGTGAGCGTAAACGGTTAGGCGTGATGACCATGAAAGATCATCATCTCGACAACATCGAGCTGGGTCTGGGCGATGCCGAAGAGTGCGCTGCCAACCGCCGTCCGAAGATGTTCTGGCCTAACTTTATCCTGACCACCGTGCTGCTGGTGCTGCTGGTAATTGGTTTAATGCCGATTCAGATCCTGTTTATGCTGGCGTTTGCCATTGCGGTGATGCTCAACTATCCCACGCTGGAGGAGCAGAAAGCGCGTATCAGCTCGCATGCCGGTAACGTGCTGGCGGTGACCGCGCTGATTTTTGCCGCCGGTATCTTCACCGGTATTCTCTCCGGCACCGGCATGGTGGATGCCATGGCGAAGAGTCTGCTGGCCGTGATCCCAACCAGCTTCGGACCTTACCTGGCGGTGTTTACCGCGCTGGTCAGCCTGCCGTTCACCTTCTTTATGTCGAATGATGCGTTTTACTTCGGCATCCTGCCGGTTATCGCACAGACGGCGGCCAGCTACGGCATTACCGCAGAAGAGATTGCCCGTGCTTCCATTGTCGGTCAGCCGTTCCACCTGCTGAGCCCGCTGGTGCCGTCAGTCTACCTGCTGGTGGGCCTGGCGAAAGTCGATATCGGCGACCACCAGCGTTTTGCCATCAAGTGGGGCATTCTGGTCAGTCTGGTATTGATGGCGGGCGGTCTGCTGACCGGTGCTTTCCCGCTGTTCCACAGTTAA
- a CDS encoding flagellin — protein sequence MLTINHNETAAITNKLRYGTDSVLGRTVERLSSGMRINSAKDDAAGQAIANRMTANVNADAVVARGLNDAISYSQTASGGLGTIVDLLIQARTLSVQAANGTLSDADRQSVNGAYQQILAGINEVADHTEIFGRYPLATDNPDLPPAKLGNVDPINVKFPVPGKSYSFTSGVIPLAYIPAGSTSISITIDSLGQDDDLQLFTRDGKHLAGTPLDGSAPDYTWTSKGITDAATADSRLLTSKNGFATGATYDSSQLLEGGPSWALAGSNSSSYNGMNITYSGDGDRYEDVASGDFNNGTNTGTRLERITLDTVTEDLIVVVVGNGSFTGSLTWGNLPEPKSVPATPPHESRPLEVITSADYGQPIQSDSIPATPSDTKTLGLNNTTLLTSGDISTTMKALDKALEKISGYQSLYGAKINRYESNRNVLSQQGVDTSAARSRIQDADYAEEASQLARSQIIQQGQTAVSKMANKTPEMIIQLLGS from the coding sequence ATGTTAACGATCAACCATAACGAAACCGCCGCCATTACGAACAAATTGCGGTACGGTACTGACTCCGTTCTGGGACGAACGGTTGAACGGCTATCATCAGGGATGCGGATTAACAGTGCCAAAGACGATGCGGCAGGTCAGGCGATTGCCAATCGTATGACGGCCAATGTCAACGCCGATGCGGTAGTGGCACGCGGCCTTAATGATGCCATCAGCTATTCCCAGACCGCCAGTGGCGGCCTGGGCACCATCGTCGATCTGCTGATACAGGCGCGTACGCTGTCGGTGCAGGCCGCTAACGGCACGCTGTCAGACGCGGATCGGCAGAGTGTCAACGGTGCGTATCAGCAAATTCTGGCCGGCATCAACGAAGTTGCGGATCACACCGAGATTTTCGGGCGTTATCCGCTGGCAACGGATAATCCCGATCTGCCGCCGGCGAAACTGGGTAACGTTGACCCTATCAACGTTAAGTTCCCGGTGCCGGGCAAGAGTTACTCGTTTACCTCGGGTGTGATCCCGCTGGCCTATATCCCGGCAGGCTCAACGTCGATAAGCATTACCATCGATTCACTGGGTCAGGATGACGATCTCCAGTTGTTTACCCGCGACGGCAAGCATCTGGCCGGTACGCCGCTGGACGGCAGTGCACCTGATTACACCTGGACCAGCAAAGGCATTACGGATGCAGCGACCGCAGATTCGCGCCTGCTGACCAGTAAAAACGGTTTTGCTACTGGCGCAACTTATGACAGCTCTCAGCTACTGGAAGGCGGCCCGAGCTGGGCGCTGGCGGGCAGTAACAGCAGCAGCTACAACGGGATGAACATCACCTACAGCGGCGACGGCGACCGCTATGAAGATGTCGCCAGCGGCGATTTCAACAACGGCACCAATACCGGTACCCGGCTGGAGCGCATCACGCTGGACACCGTCACCGAAGATTTGATCGTGGTGGTGGTGGGCAACGGCTCCTTCACCGGTAGTCTGACCTGGGGAAACCTGCCGGAGCCCAAGAGCGTGCCTGCAACGCCGCCACATGAGAGTCGTCCTCTCGAAGTGATCACCAGCGCCGACTATGGTCAGCCGATACAGTCGGATAGCATCCCCGCTACGCCGTCAGATACTAAAACGCTGGGACTGAACAACACCACTCTGCTGACCAGTGGTGACATCTCCACCACCATGAAGGCGCTGGATAAGGCGCTGGAGAAGATCAGCGGCTATCAGTCGCTCTATGGCGCAAAGATAAATCGTTACGAGTCAAACCGTAATGTGCTGTCACAACAGGGTGTGGATACCTCTGCGGCTCGCAGCCGTATTCAGGATGCAGACTATGCTGAAGAAGCGAGTCAGCTGGCGCGTAGCCAGATTATCCAGCAGGGACAGACAGCCGTCAGCAAGATGGCCAATAAAACCCCTGAGATGATCATCCAGCTGCTCGGCAGCTAA